CAATTCTTTATGCGTGGTGAAATTTATTTAACGAGAAAGAATTTTGACAAGCTTAATAAACTTCGTGAAGAGGAAGGATTAGATCCATTCATGAATCCTAGAAATACGGCAAGTGGAAGTTTGAAAATGCAGGACAGTGCTGAGGTAAGAAAACGTTCTCTTTCTTCTGTATTGTATCAATTTATTTCTGAAGATATTCCTGCTGAAACACACTGGGAATTGCTACAAAAGGCACAAGGCTGGGGATTCAAAACATCTCAACAGGCAAAGCTTTGTAAAACATTGGATGAGGTAAAAGAATTTATCACATTCTGGGATACAGAACGTCATAACCTACCATTCGAAATTGATGGAATTGTACTAAAAGTAAATTCTTTACAGCAACAAAGACAGCTTGGATACACAGCCAAATCCCCGCGTTGGGCTATGGCTTATAAGTTTAAAGCCGAAAAGGTAGAAACTGAGCTTCAAAGTGTTTCTTATCAGGTAGGAAGAACCGGAGCGATTACTCCCGTGGCTAATTTAAAGCCTGTTTTGTTGGCTGGAACGATTGTAAAAAGAGCATCTCTGCATAATGAAGACATCATCAAAAAGCTTGACCTTCATGAAAATGACTTCGTCTATGTAGAAAAAGGAGGCGAAATTATTCCAAAGATCGTTGGCGTAAATACGGATAAGAGAACGGATGAAAGCAGAGAGATAGAATATATCAAACACTGCCCGGAATGTGGAACGGAACTGGTAAAAATTGAAGACCAGGCGATTCATTTCTGCCCGAACGAACTTCACTGCCCGCCACAGGTTGTGGGAAGAATGATTCACTATGTTTCAAGAAAGGCTTTGAACATAGATAATCTGGGAAGCGAGACGATTGAACAGCTTTACAGAGAAAAACTGATTGAAAATCCTGCTGATTTCTATGTTTTAACGAAAGAACAACTTCTCCCACTGGAAAGGATGGCAGAAAAGTCTGCTCAGAATATCATCTCAGGGATTGAAAAGTCTAAGGAAATTCCATTTGAAAAAGTATTGTACGGAATCGGGATCAAGCATGTAGGTGAAACGGTTGCTAAAAAACTGGTTAAAAACTTCCCTACTATAGAGGAATTAAAAGCTGCTACTGTTGAAGAGCTTTGTCAGGTAGAAGATATTGGTGCTAAGATCGCTGTAAGTATTGTAGATTTCTTCCAGAATTCTGAAAATATACTGATGATTGAGCGTTTAAAATCTTATGGAGTACAACTTGAAAAAGGAGAAAGTACCAATGAGATTTTGTCTAACGTTCTTGAAGCAAAAACATTCCTTTTCACCGGGAAATTATCACTATTTACCAGAGAAGCTGCTGAGGAAATGGTAGAAAAACATGGCGGAAAGAATATTTCTGCCGTTTCTAAAAACCTCAACTATCTTGTGGTTGGAGAAAAAGCAGGAAGCAAACTGAAAAAAGCTCAGGATATAGGAACGATTGAAATTCTGGATGAGCAACAATTCCTGGATTTGATTGAGAAACAATAATAAAATTCAAATAATTATTAAATAAGCCACGAAATCTTTCGTGGCTTATTTATTTTCACAAAAAATACAATCGATTAGCAACTAAACCATAATAAAATTTTAAAAAAAATAAAATCAATTCATTAAAAGTTTATTTTTGTTAAAAATTAAACTAAACCATGAAAAAAATTTACTTAGTCTTTCTGATGACTATGTTCTCCGCCCTACAGGCACAAATCGTTACGATTCCTGATGTTAAATTAAAAAACAAACTTTTATCTTCAACGGCTACAAATAATATTGCAATAAATTCCACAGGAAGCAGTATTAAGATAGATGCCAATAATGATGGTGAAATTCAGCTGTCTGAAGCTCTCGCCGTTGAGAAACTGTACGTTGAGAATTCTACAATCGTTAATATAAGTGGTCTTGAAGCATTTTCAAATGTGAAAGAATTAAATTTAATGAGTAATAATTTAATCTCAGCATCTCTCAGTTTTCCTGAACTTAAATCTCTGAATATCTCTTATAACTATCTGACTTCTATAAATATTACTAATTGCCCTCTTCTCCAATCAATAGACATCACAAACAACAATCTTTCAACACAGGCTCTTACCAATAACTCTTTAGTCAATTTATATACCGGCGGTGATGAGTTGCATCATTTAAATCTACAAGGAATTCCAGCAGTAAAAAAAGTATCGATAAGCTATTCTAATCTTGAAACAATTAATGCCGCAAATATGCCTTTTTTGGAGGAACTTGAGATAGGCAATGCTCCAAATCTTTCACAATTTAATGTGAGCGGATCTTTAAAACTTAAGACTTTAAACATGAAATTTGTAGGTTTGAGTAATCTGGATCTGAGTAATCTTACAGGCCTTAAAACACTGGACTGTACCAATAATAAATTTCAGACAGCGATTCTTGACGGTTGTACTGCTCTTTCTTATGTCAAAATAGAAGACTGTTTCCTTACAACCATCAGCCTCAACAATGTTCCTTCGCTCAGTGTGGTGAGTCTTTCTAATAACAATCTTACTTCTGTAATTTAAATGACGTTTATTATCTTAATTTTTTAGAATGTAATAATAACCAACTTACGAATCTTACCATCAATAACGCACCTAATCTTTTAACACTGCATATTAATGTCAATAAGCTTTCGGCTCTTAATTTGTCTACAGCAACCAAGATCAAAAATTTAACATGCAGCACCAATAAACTATTAAGTCTGGATGTCAGCATGCTTACCAATCTTATTTCATTGCAATGTTCTGATAATCTACTTTCAGAGCTTGATTTCTCCAAAAATAAGGCAATGCAAGATGTAGCTTGTAACCACAACCCCAACCTCCAAAAAATCTCTTTAAAGAACGGGACATCTCAGGCGTCATATCTTACTTACTTATTTCCTAATCCAAAGCTTGCTTACATTTGTTGTGATGAAGATGAAATCAATTTTTTCAATATCTCTAATAATATTTACAATAATAATACAGAAATCAATTCATACTGTTCATTTACTCCTGGAGGAACATTTTACAACATCCAGGGAAACATAAAGGTAGATGGCAATAACAATGGCTGCGATGCCAATGATACCAACAAGGCTTCGCAAAAGTTTATCATCACAGGAAATGGTATTACAGGGACTGCGATTGCCAATACTTCCGGCAATTTTTCTATTCCGGTTCAGGCAGGCACTCATACGGTGACTCCGGTTCTTGAAAATCCTGCCTATTTCAATATTTCCCCTGCAAGTTTTACAGCAAGCTTCCCTCAACAGGTAAGCCCGTTTACTCAAAACATCTGTATAACTCCTAATGGTGTTCATAATGACTTGGAAACAGTCATTATACCTGTAACAGACGCTGCTCCGGGATTCGAATCAACCTATAAAATCATTTATAAAAACAAAGGAAATACCACACAATCAGGCAATCTGATATTTGCTTACAATGATAGTGTAATGGATTATATAAGTGCAACATTGTCACCATCTTCTCAATCTTTAGGAACATTGAACTGGAATTTCACCAATCTTCTTCCTTTTGAAACCAAAGAAATCGTCATTACAGTTAAGCTAAATACTCCAACACAAATCCCTGCTTTAAATGGTGGCGACATTCTGCATTATACAGCAAAAATCAATGGAGCAACAGATGAAACACCAACAAACAATAGTTTTACTTTAAATCAACTTGTGGTCAATTCTTTTGATCCTAATGATAAAACCTGTCTTGAAGGAACTTCTATTGCAAAAACCAAAGTGGGAGACTTTGTACATTATCTCATTCGATTTGAGAATACAGGAACAGCTAATGCCAGAAATATTGTAGTAAAAGATGAGATCGACACTTCGAAATTTGATATTTCTTCTTTAGTTACTTTGGATGGAAGTCACAGCTATGTCACAAGAATAACTGATCCTAATGTGGTAGAATTTATTTTCGAAAATATTCAATTACCTTTTGATGATGCTCATAATGAAGGATATATTTCATTTAAGATTAAAACAAAATCTACTTTAGCAGTGGGTAATAGTTTCAGTAATACAGCCAAGATCTATTTTGATTACAATTTTCCTATTGTCACCAATACTTATACAACATCTGTAATGGGTACATTGGCTACTGATGAGATCAAAAATGAGAAGAGTTTAATGAGTGTTTATCCTAATCCTGCAAAAGATATACTACACATCAATTCACCAACTGAAGTAATTAAAGCTGTAATCTACGATTCAGCCGGAAGAGTTGTTACTTCTATGGGTATAAAAGAAAACACTGTGAATATTTCGGAGTTGCCTAAAGGAAATTATCTGATTAAGATATTCTTAAAAGATAACGTTTCTGTTCAGAAGTTTATTAAAGAGTAACCCTTTAAAAATCGTTATTTATTAAAGATCAAAAGCTGTGAATTCTTCACGGCTTTTTTTAATTATTGCTACCATACCCATACTTTCTGTAAGTACAAATACCGGACTTAAATACTTTAAAATAAATACACTTAATTTTCAACAATAAGATTCAAATATTAAATTAAAATCAAACAAAATAGAATAATTTTAATTTAAAACATTAAAAATGAGTAAATTATTCATATATTTACATTAACCAACATCACTAAACCATGAAAAATATTTATTTTTTTGTGCTCTTACTAGCACAAGTATCTGCAGCTGCGCAGATCATTAATTTTCCAGATCCTGCATTCAAAGCAAAACTCGTCTCAGCAACTTCGGGGAATTATATTGCTTATAATCTCAATGGATCAGCGACTGCCATAGATACCAATAACGACGGAGAAATTCAGATAAGTGAAGCTCAAAACATCTCAAAGCTGTCATTTAGTGGTACTTCTATTACTGATATTATGGGAATACAGAGCTTTACTAACCTTACCTCTCTTAGTGTAATGGGAAATCCATTACTTACGACAGTGAATGTGAGTAATATGACCAATCTAAAGAGTTAGTTCTTTTCACCAACACCTTAAATGCGATCAATACACAAGGGTGTAACCAACTCGAAAGCTTCTCTTTTAGTGGCAATAGTGGTTCTATTTCGAATCTTAGTTTTTTACAAAACCCTTCTTTGAAAAAGCTTATCATGATGAAAAATACCAATTTGGACAATGTAGATCTTTCTAATCTTTCAGGGCTGGAAGATCTTTTTATTGGGGAAAGCACTAATGTGAACTTCACTAGCTTAAACCTATCTAATAATCTCAATCTAAAAAAGATTCACATTGACAAACCTAATCTAACTTCACTTATATTAGGTACATTAAACCAACTTCAACAAGTAATTATCAATAGAACCCAACTTACTTCTCTTGACTTTACCAATACTCCCCAGATCACAAATCTGACTCTTGATAAAAATCCAGCAATTAGTACACTTACGATTCAGAATAATAACAATTTAGAGTATGTACGAATTCAAAACAGTCCATTGCTTGCTTCAATCAGCGTTCAGAATAAGCCTACTTTACTAGGATTCACTCTATCCGCTACCAATGTATCTTCTTTAAATTTTTCAGGATCACCCAAAATATTCAGTATATCATTGGGCGATAATAAAATCTCCTCCTTAGATGTGTCACCCGTTACAGATCTTATCTTTCTCTCCCTAGGTGAAGATTTTCTTACAAGCATCGATGTAAGTCAAAATGCAAAACTGAGTTCTTTAAATGTAGCTGGTAATGCAATGACTACTGTAAATGTGAAAAATGGAAAACCTAATACGGAATTCAATGCCAGCCCGAAATCATTGACCCCGAATTTAGCTTATGTATGTTGTGACCCCAATAAAGTAAAATCAATCACCAATATGCTGCTTAGCTATGGACAAAATAATGTAGTTGTTAACAGCTATTGTTCTTTCGCTCCGGGAGGAACAACTTACCTTGTTCAAGGAAATACAAAACTTGATGTTGATAACAACGGTTGCGATATAACTGACCCTATTAAGGCATTCCAAAAATTCAATATTACCAATGGAAGCAATTCAGGCAGCTATATTGCCAATAACACAGGAAATTATTCTTTGCCTTTGCCAGCAGGTACACATACCATCACGCCTGTTGTTGAAAACCCTTCTTATTTTACGATCTCTCCTGCAAGTATTACAGCCAATTTTCCTACTCAGGCAAGCCCTTTATTACAAAACTTCTGTCTTGCTCCAAACGGAATTCACAACGATCTTGAAGTCGTGATTATCCCGACAACGTCTGCCATTCCAGGTTATCTTTCTCAATATAAGATGGTATATAAAAATAAAGGTAATTCGGTACAATCAGGAACGCTAACATTGAACTATAATAATAGCTTATCCAACTTTCAGTCTTCAACCCTTGCTCCAAGTACACAGTTACCGGGAGTTCTAAATTGGAACTTCACCAATCTTCTTCCTTTTGAAACGAAAGAGATTACAGTCACTTTAAAGTTGAATACCCCTACACAAACTCCTCCATTAAACAATGGTACTATTTTACAGTATAACGCTCAAATTAATGCAGGCACCGATGAAACCCCCAATGACAATATTTTCACACTGAACCAAAACGTTATCAATTCTTTTGATCCTAATGATAAGACTTGCCTTGAAGGAACTTCTATTGAAAAAATACAAGTGGGAGATTACGTTCATTACCTGATAAGATTTGAAAATACAGGAACAGCTAATGCTCGTAATATTGTGGTAAAAGATGAAATCGATGCCGCAAAATTTGATATTTCATCTGTGGTTGCATTAAGTGGAAGTCATAATTTTGTAACCCAAATCAGCCAACCTAATGTTATTGAGTTTATTTTCGAAAATATCCAGCTCCCTATTGATGATGCTAATAATGACGGATATGTTTCATTTAAGATTAAAACTAAATCTACATTGAATATTGGGGACAGCTTCAGTAATACCGCAAATATTTACTTTGATTATAATCACCCGATCATTACCAATACTTTCACTACAAGTGTTCTGAATAAAGAAATTCTCGCAACCTCTGAAACGAATGGAAAAATTGATCAGTTCATCATCTATCCAAATCCGGTAAAAGATATTCTCCATATAAAAACTAAAGAGGCAATCAACAAAATCGAAATTTATGATACTGCCGGAAGAGTTATTTCCTCTATAGGAACAAAAGAAAATTCAATTAATGTTTCGGAGCTGCCTAAAGGCAATTATCTGATTAAGCTATTCTTAAAAGATAAAGTTTCTGTACAGAAATTTGTAAAAGAGTAAACTTATCAAAACTACTGTATAATAAAGGCTGCGAATAGTTTTCACAGCCTTTTATATTTTAACAATGTATTTTAAAACACGAATGATAAAAGAACTCACTTAATTAGAGAACAAGCCGAATAAATGGCAGATTATATTTCTATTTAAGTTTATGGTCTTCCAGGAATTCTTCATACTCTTTTGCCTCTTTACCTAAAAAATCATTTTTTCTTTGGATAATTATGTTTATACATTTATTATAAATATCTGTATTATTAAGTATTTCAATCCCTTTTATCATAAAGCGTAAATCATTTATTTTTTTATTGACTTTCACTCTTTCAATCAAAACATCCTTATTATTGAGTATAACTGAATTATCTTTTAATTCCGAAATAAAAGAATCCAGATACAGACAATCAATGTTCTCAAGTGAATTTCTAACTGCTCTATCGTATAGAGTATCGGAAATTTTTTTCGTTTTCTCAAGGAGTTTAATTAATCTCAAAGTAGGGTCAAATGTAAGCTCATCGGTTAGATTATCCAGATTATCATCCAAATCATATTCATTAAAAGCTATAATTTCTGCTTCACCAGGTTTTAAAAATCCTTCTGACAGAAATTTTTCAACATCCTTTTTTGTATGCGTCTTTTCATAATATTCAAGGATATCAAAAGAAATTATCTTGTCTGTAAGCCACAGGTTTGCCAGCAATGGATAATACAATGTACATTTTTCCTTATATACCTGTTGATATATAGTAGAAAGGCATGCATTTCCACAATCGTTTTTCAAATTCTCTTTTTTATGATGTTCAATAGCTTTTATTACAATTTCCTTTGCCTCCTCACTACAGAAATTAGATAAAGCAAACATAAAAGGAAAATCCTTAGAGTCTTTTACATGTTCTTTCATAAATGGCAGAAATTGTGGATCTGGAAAAGCTTCTATAGCGAAATAAGCATCTTTTCCAAAGCTTTTTATAAGTTCAATATCTTGTGGTTTTTTATATCCTGCAATAATAGCCAACAGTACATCTGATCTCATCTCAACAACATGTTTTCTAAGTTTAGAATACATTTCTTCACTTTTCGGAGCGTCTACACTTATAGCTTCCAGTAATTCTCTATTTACAGGCTTGTGATCCAGAACATCAAAAAGCATTCTTCGCTTAAGGTTTTCTTTATCATCTTCGGAAAGCTTACTTCTGTTTAATATAGCTTCAAAAATATGAGTACTTAAAAGATAATCACTGGAAAGACAAGATGTCGTTCTAACAATCTTCTCTTCCGAATATATATGTTTATTAAAAATGTCTAAAAGTTTACTATTATCTTTTTCAGAAAGAACATTAATAGCAATAGCTTTTATATATGCATTAGATCCTTTTTCAGCTAAAAAATAAAGTTCCTTGATATCAGCTTCTTTATAGAGTTGTTCTTCAATATCTCTTATCTTTTCTTCATCAAGTATGGAAAAAGATTTTAATTTTTTAAGGGGCTTAATAAGAGAAGCAGTTCGATCTGAAACCTGTGCAAAGACAAGAAAAACGATTAAAAATGCTATAAGACTGAAAGTCCTTTTCATGATAGTTTTTGAATGTATAAATGTAAAGAAATTTGATTATTTAATTTTGATAAATCATAATGCCAATCATATCACTTAAAAACCAGAATAGCATACCGATTATTCACATCTTTAGGGGTAACCAATCTGATATGAAAATCCGTCAGTATTGCTTATGCTACTGGATCTATGCTTGTTTGTTCAAAGCTTTTTCAAAAAGTAAAATTTGTTCCTGGCTCAGATCATTCAAAGAAATTGTACGTTTTGCG
This is a stretch of genomic DNA from Chryseobacterium tructae. It encodes these proteins:
- the ligA gene encoding NAD-dependent DNA ligase LigA, whose protein sequence is MSENIQQKIEQLRKELHQHNESYYLLDTPTVTDYEFDMLLEELQDLEAKHPEFYDENSPTMRVGGGITKVFPTIQHKFRMYSLDNSYDFDDLEDWEKRIIKTIDEPVEFVAELKYDGASISILYENGKLTQAVTRGDGFQGDEITPNVRTISDIPLTLKGDFPSQFFMRGEIYLTRKNFDKLNKLREEEGLDPFMNPRNTASGSLKMQDSAEVRKRSLSSVLYQFISEDIPAETHWELLQKAQGWGFKTSQQAKLCKTLDEVKEFITFWDTERHNLPFEIDGIVLKVNSLQQQRQLGYTAKSPRWAMAYKFKAEKVETELQSVSYQVGRTGAITPVANLKPVLLAGTIVKRASLHNEDIIKKLDLHENDFVYVEKGGEIIPKIVGVNTDKRTDESREIEYIKHCPECGTELVKIEDQAIHFCPNELHCPPQVVGRMIHYVSRKALNIDNLGSETIEQLYREKLIENPADFYVLTKEQLLPLERMAEKSAQNIISGIEKSKEIPFEKVLYGIGIKHVGETVAKKLVKNFPTIEELKAATVEELCQVEDIGAKIAVSIVDFFQNSENILMIERLKSYGVQLEKGESTNEILSNVLEAKTFLFTGKLSLFTREAAEEMVEKHGGKNISAVSKNLNYLVVGEKAGSKLKKAQDIGTIEILDEQQFLDLIEKQ
- a CDS encoding leucine-rich repeat domain-containing protein, which translates into the protein MKNIYFFVLLLAQVSAAAQIINFPDPAFKAKLVSATSGNYIAYNLNGSATAIDTNNDGEIQISEAQNISKLSFSGTSITDIMGIQSFTNLTSLSVMGNPLLTTVNVSNMTNLKS
- a CDS encoding T9SS type A sorting domain-containing protein, yielding MSTATKIKNLTCSTNKLLSLDVSMLTNLISLQCSDNLLSELDFSKNKAMQDVACNHNPNLQKISLKNGTSQASYLTYLFPNPKLAYICCDEDEINFFNISNNIYNNNTEINSYCSFTPGGTFYNIQGNIKVDGNNNGCDANDTNKASQKFIITGNGITGTAIANTSGNFSIPVQAGTHTVTPVLENPAYFNISPASFTASFPQQVSPFTQNICITPNGVHNDLETVIIPVTDAAPGFESTYKIIYKNKGNTTQSGNLIFAYNDSVMDYISATLSPSSQSLGTLNWNFTNLLPFETKEIVITVKLNTPTQIPALNGGDILHYTAKINGATDETPTNNSFTLNQLVVNSFDPNDKTCLEGTSIAKTKVGDFVHYLIRFENTGTANARNIVVKDEIDTSKFDISSLVTLDGSHSYVTRITDPNVVEFIFENIQLPFDDAHNEGYISFKIKTKSTLAVGNSFSNTAKIYFDYNFPIVTNTYTTSVMGTLATDEIKNEKSLMSVYPNPAKDILHINSPTEVIKAVIYDSAGRVVTSMGIKENTVNISELPKGNYLIKIFLKDNVSVQKFIKE
- a CDS encoding DUF7619 domain-containing protein, with the translated sequence MKKLIMMKNTNLDNVDLSNLSGLEDLFIGESTNVNFTSLNLSNNLNLKKIHIDKPNLTSLILGTLNQLQQVIINRTQLTSLDFTNTPQITNLTLDKNPAISTLTIQNNNNLEYVRIQNSPLLASISVQNKPTLLGFTLSATNVSSLNFSGSPKIFSISLGDNKISSLDVSPVTDLIFLSLGEDFLTSIDVSQNAKLSSLNVAGNAMTTVNVKNGKPNTEFNASPKSLTPNLAYVCCDPNKVKSITNMLLSYGQNNVVVNSYCSFAPGGTTYLVQGNTKLDVDNNGCDITDPIKAFQKFNITNGSNSGSYIANNTGNYSLPLPAGTHTITPVVENPSYFTISPASITANFPTQASPLLQNFCLAPNGIHNDLEVVIIPTTSAIPGYLSQYKMVYKNKGNSVQSGTLTLNYNNSLSNFQSSTLAPSTQLPGVLNWNFTNLLPFETKEITVTLKLNTPTQTPPLNNGTILQYNAQINAGTDETPNDNIFTLNQNVINSFDPNDKTCLEGTSIEKIQVGDYVHYLIRFENTGTANARNIVVKDEIDAAKFDISSVVALSGSHNFVTQISQPNVIEFIFENIQLPIDDANNDGYVSFKIKTKSTLNIGDSFSNTANIYFDYNHPIITNTFTTSVLNKEILATSETNGKIDQFIIYPNPVKDILHIKTKEAINKIEIYDTAGRVISSIGTKENSINVSELPKGNYLIKLFLKDKVSVQKFVKE